Proteins encoded together in one Benincasa hispida cultivar B227 chromosome 1, ASM972705v1, whole genome shotgun sequence window:
- the LOC120088869 gene encoding nuclear envelope-associated protein 2-like isoform X2: protein MSVQEKFSSLPSSSPAREDDPLLKDLNERKQSFRRNVVSLAAELKEARSRLSSQEESFAKETQTRQEAETKAKTMEQEIGRLHVELEERDEQLKVSATTATKYLHELDGLRLQLAATQATADASAASAQSAQNQCLVLLKELDEKNTCIKEHEDRVKRLGEQLDNLQKDLQARESSQKQLKDEVMRVEHDIMEALVKSGVSKDCELRKILDEVSPRNLEKINKLLMAKDEEIVKLKNEIKMMSAHWKLKTKELESQLEKQRRADQELKKRVLKLEFCLQEARTQTRKLQRIGERREKAIKELRDQLAGKQGGAGPAADSEKQNFWETSGFKVVVSMSMLILVVFSKR from the exons ATGTCTGTTCAAGAGAAGTTTTCTTCGTTGCCATCATCAAGTCCTGCTCGAGAGGATGATCCATTGCTGAAGGATTTGAATGAGAGGAAGCAGAGCTTCAGGCGAAATGTTGTGTCGTTGGCGGCGGAGTTGAAGGAGGCTCGAAGCCGCCTTTCGTCTCAGGAAGAATCGTTTGCTAAAGAGACTCAAACAAGGCAG GAAGCAGAGACTAAGGCTAAGACTATGGAACAAGAAATTGGGAGATTGCATGTGGAATTGGAAGAGAGGGATGAACAGCTGAAGGTTTCTGCAACTACTGCCACCAAG TATCTCCATGAGTTGGATGGACTAAGATTACAGCTTGCTGCCACCCAAGCAACTGCTGATGCAAGTGCTGCATCAGCTCAATCTGCACAGAACCAGTGTTTAGTGCTTTTGAAGGAATTAGACGAAAAGAACACTTGTATAAAAGAGCATGAAGATCGAGTAAAAAGGTTAGGAGAACAACTTGACAATCTACAGAAAGATCTCCAGGCAAGGGAATCTTCTCAGAAGCAACTGAAGGATGAAGTGATGAGAGTTGAGCATGATATTATGGAAGCTCTAGTCAAATCTGGTGTGAGCAAGGATTGTGAACTGAGGAAGATATTAGATGAAGTTTCCCCcagaaatttggagaagatcaATAAGTTGTTGATGGCCAAAGATGAAGAGATAGTGAAACTCAAAAATGAAATCAAGATGATGTCTGCTCACTGGAAGCTTAAAACTAAGGAGTTGGAATCACAA TTAGAGAAACAACGACGAGCCGACCAAGAGCTGAAAAAGAGGGTCTTGAAGCTGGAGTTCTGTCTGCAAGAAGCTCGCACTCAGACACGGAAACTTCAAAGA ATCGGAGAGCGACGGGAGAAAGCCATAAAGGAATTGAGAGATCAGTTGGCGGGAAAACAAGGTGGTGCTGGTCCTGCTGCAGATTCCGAAAAGCAGAACTTTTGGGAAACGTCAGGGTTCAAGGTTGTGGTTTCGATGTCGATGTTGATATTGGTAgtattttctaagcgatga
- the LOC120088869 gene encoding nuclear envelope-associated protein 2-like isoform X1 — protein sequence MSVQEKFSSLPSSSPAREDDPLLKDLNERKQSFRRNVVSLAAELKEARSRLSSQEESFAKETQTRQEAETKAKTMEQEIGRLHVELEERDEQLKVSATTATKYLHELDGLRLQLAATQATADASAASAQSAQNQCLVLLKELDEKNTCIKEHEDRVKRLGEQLDNLQKDLQARESSQKQLKDEVMRVEHDIMEALVKSGVSKDCELRKILDEVSPRNLEKINKLLMAKDEEIVKLKNEIKMMSAHWKLKTKELESQVCKHIRLYCVQCTSSYHFSHSFIYFEISYQQLEKQRRADQELKKRVLKLEFCLQEARTQTRKLQRIGERREKAIKELRDQLAGKQGGAGPAADSEKQNFWETSGFKVVVSMSMLILVVFSKR from the exons ATGTCTGTTCAAGAGAAGTTTTCTTCGTTGCCATCATCAAGTCCTGCTCGAGAGGATGATCCATTGCTGAAGGATTTGAATGAGAGGAAGCAGAGCTTCAGGCGAAATGTTGTGTCGTTGGCGGCGGAGTTGAAGGAGGCTCGAAGCCGCCTTTCGTCTCAGGAAGAATCGTTTGCTAAAGAGACTCAAACAAGGCAG GAAGCAGAGACTAAGGCTAAGACTATGGAACAAGAAATTGGGAGATTGCATGTGGAATTGGAAGAGAGGGATGAACAGCTGAAGGTTTCTGCAACTACTGCCACCAAG TATCTCCATGAGTTGGATGGACTAAGATTACAGCTTGCTGCCACCCAAGCAACTGCTGATGCAAGTGCTGCATCAGCTCAATCTGCACAGAACCAGTGTTTAGTGCTTTTGAAGGAATTAGACGAAAAGAACACTTGTATAAAAGAGCATGAAGATCGAGTAAAAAGGTTAGGAGAACAACTTGACAATCTACAGAAAGATCTCCAGGCAAGGGAATCTTCTCAGAAGCAACTGAAGGATGAAGTGATGAGAGTTGAGCATGATATTATGGAAGCTCTAGTCAAATCTGGTGTGAGCAAGGATTGTGAACTGAGGAAGATATTAGATGAAGTTTCCCCcagaaatttggagaagatcaATAAGTTGTTGATGGCCAAAGATGAAGAGATAGTGAAACTCAAAAATGAAATCAAGATGATGTCTGCTCACTGGAAGCTTAAAACTAAGGAGTTGGAATCACAAGTATGCAAACATATTCGGCTATACTGTGTACAGTGTACTTCCTCGTATCATTTTTcacattcatttatatattttgaaatttcttaTCAACAGTTAGAGAAACAACGACGAGCCGACCAAGAGCTGAAAAAGAGGGTCTTGAAGCTGGAGTTCTGTCTGCAAGAAGCTCGCACTCAGACACGGAAACTTCAAAGA ATCGGAGAGCGACGGGAGAAAGCCATAAAGGAATTGAGAGATCAGTTGGCGGGAAAACAAGGTGGTGCTGGTCCTGCTGCAGATTCCGAAAAGCAGAACTTTTGGGAAACGTCAGGGTTCAAGGTTGTGGTTTCGATGTCGATGTTGATATTGGTAgtattttctaagcgatga
- the LOC120085022 gene encoding probable L-cysteine desulfhydrase, chloroplastic encodes MASHYEKNHLPPDSTPHLNGDANTHLPKRPKISPTSISDSEIQSEFAHHDLSVARINNGSFGCCPSSVISAQQQWQLKFLRQPDYFYFNELKKGILESRTIIKDLINAEHIDEVSIVDNATTAAAIVLQKIARDFAEGRFEKGDAAVMLHYAYGAVKKSIEAYVSRAGGYVIEVQLPFPVKSNDEIICEFRKALERGKANGRKVRLAVIDHITSMPCVVIPVKELVEICREEGVDQVFVDAAHAIGCTDIDMQEIGADYYTSNLHKWFFCPPSIAFLYSRRSPSHSDLHHPVVSHEYGNGLAIESAWIGTRDYSSQLVVPSVLKFVNRFEDGIKGIKRRNHEAVVKMGEMLAESWKTHLGCPPNMCASMVMVGLPSCLGISSESDTLKLRTHLREEFRVEVPIYYRAPRKGETAPITGYARISHQVYNKFEDYVKFRDVINELVRAGFTCAQLSK; translated from the coding sequence ATGGCATCTCACTATGAAAAAAACCATCTTCCCCCTGATTCTACCCCCCATCTCAACGGTGATGCCAATACCCACTTGCCCAAAAGGCCTAAAATCTCCCCCACTTCCATTTCTGACTCAGAAATTCAATCCGAGTTTGCCCACCATGACCTTTCTGTTGCTCGGATCAACAATGGCAGCTTTGGCTGTTGCCCTTCTTCTGTCATCTCTGCTCAACAGCAATGGCAGCTTAAGTTCCTTCGCCAGCCTGATTACTTCTATTTCAACGAGCTCAAGAAGGGGATTCTTGAATCGAGAACCATCATTAAGGATTTAATCAATGCCGAGCATATTGATGAAGTTTCTATTGTTGATAACGCCACCACTGCGGCTGCTATAGTTCTGCAGAAAATCGCTAGGGATTTTGCCGAGGGGAGATTCGAGAAGGGTGATGCGGCGGTTATGCTTCACTATGCGTATGGTGCCGTGAAGAAGTCAATAGAGGCGTATGTTTCTCGAGCTGGTGGGTATGTAATTGAGGTTCAATTGCCTTTTCCTGTTAAGTCTAATGATGAAATTATATGTGAATTTCGTAAGGCGTTGGAGAGAGGAAAGGCTAATGGTAGGAAGGTTCGTTTGGCTGTGATTGATCATATTACATCCATGCCTTGTGTGGTTATACCGGTTAAGGAGTTAGTTGAGATTTGTAGGGAAGAAGGTGTTGATCAAGTTTTTGTTGATGCTGCTCATGCTATTGGATGTACTGATATTGATATGCAAGAGATTGGTGCTGATTATTACACTAGTAATTTGCATAAGTGGTTCTTTTGTCCACCTTCAATTGCTTTCTTGTATTCCAGGAGGTCCCCAAGTCATTCTGATTTGCATCATCCTGTTGTTTCTCATGAGTATGGTAATGGGTTGGCCATAGAAAGTGCTTGGATTGGAACCAGGGATTATAGTTCACAGTTGGTGGTGCCTTCggttttgaaatttgttaataGGTTTGAAGATGGGATTAAGGGAATCAAAAGGCGGAATCATGAGGCTGTTGTTAAGATGGGAGAGATGTTGGCAGAATCATGGAAGACTCATCTTGGTTGCCCACCGAATATGTGTGCAAGTATGGTCATGGTGGGGCTGCCTTCATGCTTGGGCATCTCAAGTGAATCTGATACTCTGAAGTTGAGAACGCATTTACGGGAAGAATTTAGAGTTGAAGTCCCGATATATTATCGTGCTCCGAGAAAGGGGGAAACTGCCCCTATAACCGGGTATGCACGGATTTCTCATCAAgtgtacaacaaatttgaagATTATGTTAAGTTTAGAGACGTAATCAACGAACTTGTGCGAGCCGGCTTCACCTGCGCTCAACTCTCCAAATGA